The sequence aaggGGAAGAGATGCTTGCACGTGTCTACGTGTTCTGAGCAGTGACTTCTTTCCAGTCAGGGCAGTCTTGTGTAATGTTACGTACTGGGAGTATCAACCTACGGTGACCCAAAAAGAGCCTCCAGTAGGAAGAACAACACAAAATGTCAAGCACAAACATGTTCCTTCCTGTGCAATTTCCTCCCCCTCCTGCCTATCGATATTCTGCAAGGCTGGGGAcagctgccaggagctggagTCACCATTGCACAACTTGTTTTAACTCATCACAAGGAAGCACGCCCTGTGCAAATGACCggccagcagccagctgtgagcacagcacatACAGCCCCCCTCGCTGCGACCCTGCCACAGAAACGCCACTAAGTGCCACTGAGGCATCAAAGCCTTTACTGTGCAAACTGAGCAGGTTTGCTATAACTGGTCAGCTCGGATGTACTTCAGCACAGCGTTTCACTGACAAAAAGCATCACATCTGAGCCATCCTGGGCACCCCATGAGCCAAAGGCACCttcaatcaatcaatcaatcaatctCACCTCcactcccagctgctgctccttgtggGGGAAACCACCACCAGACACAAGTCATAAACCTTCCTGCAGCTGACGCTGCTCTGCCACACCCACCCCTCCCATCCCTCCAGGCTGAGGAGAGCTCTGAAGTACCACAGAAACTCCATACGCCCAACACCAAGAGGCCAAGAACAAAAGGCAGCACCGAGCTCTGCTCCTCAGGGAGGATCCCCCTCATCGCACACCTCCCCATCCAGGAGGTCCTGAAAGCACCGACAGTGACAACAGAGCCCAGAGCAAACACTCACCTTTTCATGCCATTGGAGTAATATTGCACTGCTATTTTCTGTCGGCTTTTCAAATCCTTTATAAATATACTTCATTAACAAGTCAATCCCGTTTCTGTCTAAGGAGTTCACCGCTTGTTCAATTTCACTGCTCTTAAAAGACGTGAGGACTCTGAGCATGGTGCCCTGCGCCTGCTCCTGCACAGGAAGGAAAACGGCATTAGGATCAGCAAAGCTGGATGTGACCCCAAGTGCAGCAAAGCACTCGGAGCAGCGGCTGCGCTGATGGTGTGAAGATGCAGCAGCCAAACAGGAGGAAGTTTTACACTTTAAGTTTCAGtagtgagaaggaagaagagcagagagcTTTAAAACTGGACTTGTTGGTGTTCCCACCTGGGGGGAACCACCTGAACTGCACTGCAGAACAAACCTACAGCCCGAGAACAACGAACAACGTCCGGCTCCTGCAGCACAAGATCccctgggctgtgctctgtgctccctcTCAGCCCCCGGCTGCTGCCGGCCGCGTTTCCCCACAGCACGGGCCGCTCCCcgggcacacagcagcaccgGGCCGTCCTACAGCAGCACCGCGACACCCGCACACAAACCGCAGCGCCGTCCTTCAAGAGCAGACGGACGGGAGGTGCCATGGAGCACAAGGTCAGCGCCGGGGGCGCCGCTCGTTACCGGTCCCGGGGCCGCACTCACCTTCATGGCCGCGCTGCGCGTCTGTGCGGGGTTGTTCCTTAGGGCCGCGTGCAGCGCGCGCAGCGCTTCGCCTCTACGGCGAGAGTCAAGGAGCAACGGCGGCACCGGGAGCACCGGGACGGAGCGATaaggggagggggcaggggaggagggCGCTGCAAAGCGGGTACCTGAACTACGGCCACACAACGGCAGCGGGGAGGGACGGGACCGGGGGCAGCACGGAGGGCAGCACCAAGCAGCACCGAGCAGCACCGGGCAGCACCGGGCAGCACCGAGCGGCACCGGGCGATACCGGGCAGCACCGGGCGATACCAGCCAGCACCGGGCAGTACCGGGCAGTACGGGGCAGTACCGAGCAGTACCGAGCAGTACCGGGCGATACCGGGCAGCACCGGGCAGTACCGAGCAGCCTCAGGCCGCGCTCCCGCCCCGCAAACCTTCCCGAGGCCCCGCGGGC is a genomic window of Coturnix japonica isolate 7356 chromosome 17, Coturnix japonica 2.1, whole genome shotgun sequence containing:
- the ARPC5L gene encoding actin-related protein 2/3 complex subunit 5-like protein, which encodes MARSTLSSRFRRLDIDQYDENRFVEEPEEAAAAEPDASPEVEALLRQGEALRALHAALRNNPAQTRSAAMKEQAQGTMLRVLTSFKSSEIEQAVNSLDRNGIDLLMKYIYKGFEKPTENSSAILLQWHEKALAAGGLGSIVRVLTARKTV